The genomic stretch ATCGCACCTTGAGATCCTGATCCAGCCACGTCAGGACGCGCTCGCGGCCAAACGGCCAGACCTGCACGGTGGCGGCCTGGGCGGCCTCCTGTACGAATTCCGGCAGGGGGCCACGGTTCTTCGGGGTGACGTTCCAGGTGGGGGCGTCGTGGGGCAGGCCCGCCAGTTCGCGTGCCCGCTGGAGGCCCAGCCGGAGGTCGCCCAGTTCGTCCACCAGACCGCGTTCCAGGGCGTCCGCGCCGCTCCAGATGCGGCCCCGGCCCAGTTCGTTCACACGCTCCTGCGTGAGCCCCCGGCCTTCCGCCACGCGGGAGGTGAAGCGGTCGTAGACCTCCTCGATCCCGCGCTCGACGTGATTGCGCTCCTCGTCGGTGTACTTCCGGCTGGCCGAGTACAGCAGGGCGCTGCTGCGGCCGACCCGCTCGGGGTTCAGGCCGTGGCGGCGGTTGAATTCGGTCAGCACCGGCTTGCCCGTGACCACGCCGATGCTGCCGGTCAGGGTGTACGGGCTGGCCACGATGTGCTTCGCGTGCGTGGCGACGTAGTATCCGCCGCTGGCGGCGTACTCGCCCATCACGACGACCACGGGTTTACTGCTGCGCTGCACCTCGCGCCACATCAGGTCGCTCGCCAGGGCACTGCCCCCGCCGGAGTTCACATACAGCACGATCGCCTTCGTGGCCTTGTCGTCCACGGCCCGCTTCAGGGCGGCGACCACGGTATCTGACCCGGCCTGCGGGCCGCCCAGCAGTGGCAGGGGCAGCGGGTTGGTGCGGCTCTTACCGGTCACGATGGTACCGATCACAGGTACGACCGCCACCCGCCCGGCTTTAGGGTTGCTGGGCCTCGCGGGCACCAGCCAGTCCACGATCGCCATCATGGGCTGCGTGGCCGGGCCAACCAGTTCGTCCTCGTAGGCCACGCGGGTGATCAGGCCGGCGTCCAGCGCCCCCTGGGCACTGGTGATGGTGCCCGACAGCCACCCGGCTGCCACGCTGGCCTCCACGCCTCGCGCCTGCGCCATGTCCTGCACCCACGCGCCCTCCAGCCCGTCCAGATAGGCCTGGAGCTGCTCGCGATTGGCGTCGTCCATGTGCTCCTGCGAGAAGCGCGTCAGGGCCGCCTTGTACTCACGGATACGCAGATTCTCGAACTCGATGCCGCGCTTCTTCAGGAATTCGCCCAGGAAGGTGGGCTCGACCGCGAAGCCGCCCAGCATCACGTCGGCCGACTCGGGCGCAGCAATTTCTTTCGCGCCACTGGCCGCGATCATGCTGGTCATGGTCAGCTGCGGCACGAAGGCCACCACGCGCTTCGTCTCGTTCAGGGAGGCCAGCAGATTGCGGATGGCGTGCGCGGTCGCGGGGGACGCCGTGAACTCGCTGATCTTCACCAGGACACCATGCAGCCAGTCCGCCCCGCGCAGCTTCTCGATGCGGGCCTCCAGCGCCTCCAGCGTGTCGGTGCGGTTCAGGAGCGCCTGGAGGGGGGTGGACGGCTGCCGTTCGGGGTACGCGCCAGTCACGTCCAGCACCACCCAGGTCGGCCGCGTCACGCCATTCGGGAGGCCTCCAGAGGACTTGATCAGGTCAGGCAGGGAAAAGAGGGGCATATGCGTACGGTACGCGCCGTGCCTCCGCCGGGTTCCGACGGCATCACGTTTCGTGGTTCATGGAGTCCGCCACGTGGGGACGAGACCGCCGTCCCTGCGCTCCACGGACACGGTGATACACACGGGCCGATCTGAAGTCACGACGGACGACCGGGGAGCCGCAGAGACTGTCGCGGCTCCCCGGTCGTCGTGGCTGGGATCAGTTCAGGGTCTTGATGTAGGCGTGCAGGTTGGTCACGTCGCTGTCGCTGATCTGCTCGGCCGTGAAGCGCGGCATGGCGGTGCTCAGCTGGCGCTCCGGGGTCTTGCCCTCGCGCAGGGTGGTGAGGAGCTGCGCATCCGTCCAGGCCTTCGGGCCGTCCGCCGTGACCAGACTCGGGCCGACGACGCCCTTGCCGTCCGCGCCGTGGCACCCGGAGCAGTTGGAGGCGTAGATCGTCTCGCCGGCCTTGACGTCTCCGGCGGTCGAGGCCGCTGCCGCCTGCTCGACGGGTTCCTGACCGGTCTCGCCGGCCGTCGCGCCGCCGCCGGGGGGGGTGGTCTCGCTGGTCGCGGGCACGCCGCCGTCCGCGCCGTCGGCACCGCCCGCAGCGGCCACCGCCCCGTTCTCGCCGGTCTGGGTGCCGCCCTCGTTCTGGGCGGCCACGTCGCCGGTCGTGGCCTGGTCATCCGCCGGCCCGGTCACCGCGCTGTTGGGGCTGGGCGCCGACTCGGACGCGGACTGCGAGGCCTCGGCCGCCGGCTCCTCGTGCTCGGCTGTAGCGATCCGGTACCCGGCAATCGAGCCGCCCAGGGTCAGGGCCAGCAGCAGCGTCATGGTGACGGCGAACGTATTCTTCATGATCGCGAGCCTACCATACGGTCAGGGGGCAAATGACCGCCCTGCACGCAGTTCTGTGAGTCCTCACGGCGCTACACTTCACGCATGGATCGGCCCCCCAGACTGGCCTCGCTGGTCGCCAGCAACTCCGACATCCTGGCCGCCCTGGGTGCCGCCGGGTGGGTCGTGGCCGCCGACGACCACAGTGACGCCTCCGGCCTGGAGTCGGCCGTGCGCGTGGGTCTGGATCTGGACATCGACATCCCGGCCCTGGTCGCCACCCGCCCGGATCTGGTGCTCGCCAGCCTGAGCGTGCCCGGTCAGGAGCGCGTGGTGCAGGGCGTGCGTGACGCCGGGCTGAACGTGCTGGTGCTCGATCCGGTCAGTGTGGAGGACACCCTGGCGGATATCCGCATCATCGGGGACGCCATCGGGCTGTCCACGCGGGCCGAGGCCGTCGCGGCGTCGCTCGACGCCGAACTGGACACCCTGCGCCTGACCTTCCCCAAGCCGCCCCGTGTGCTGGTCGAGTGGTGGCCCCGCCCGATCATCGCGGCGACCCGCGAGTCGTGGGTGACGGAGCTGCTGGAGCGGCTGGGAGCCGTGAACGCGCTGGGGGATCGGCCCGGCCGCAGTTCGCCCGTCACGCTGGACGAGGTGCGGGCGGCGCGGACCGACCTGATCGTGTGCTCGTGGTGCGGCGCGAAGCGGCTGCGCCCGGAACTGATCGAGGCCCGTGGCCTGGGCGTGCCGGTCGTCGCCATCCACGAGAGCGGCCTGGGTCGCCCCGGCCCCCGCCTGATCGAGGGCGCACGGCAACTCCACACCGCGCTGTCCGCCCTGCCAGTCGGCGCCCTGTAGCCGGCTCAGCCGGAACGATCGGGCTGCGGCCACCCCAGGATCGCCCGCAGGCCGGTCAGGCAGTCCGACCGGTACGCCGCGAGTTCCGGGTGCGGGTCTGCCAGGAAGCGCACGCTCAGGCCCTCGACGAGGGCCCGCAGCTGCCGTGCCCGCGCGGGGGCGCCGGTCTCGCCCGACAGGCGGGCCAGTTCCAGATCCAGGGCCAGCGTCTCCCGCAGGAAGTCGCGCTGCACGGCCATCAGGGC from Deinococcus sp. AB2017081 encodes the following:
- the sppA gene encoding signal peptide peptidase SppA encodes the protein MPLFSLPDLIKSSGGLPNGVTRPTWVVLDVTGAYPERQPSTPLQALLNRTDTLEALEARIEKLRGADWLHGVLVKISEFTASPATAHAIRNLLASLNETKRVVAFVPQLTMTSMIAASGAKEIAAPESADVMLGGFAVEPTFLGEFLKKRGIEFENLRIREYKAALTRFSQEHMDDANREQLQAYLDGLEGAWVQDMAQARGVEASVAAGWLSGTITSAQGALDAGLITRVAYEDELVGPATQPMMAIVDWLVPARPSNPKAGRVAVVPVIGTIVTGKSRTNPLPLPLLGGPQAGSDTVVAALKRAVDDKATKAIVLYVNSGGGSALASDLMWREVQRSSKPVVVVMGEYAASGGYYVATHAKHIVASPYTLTGSIGVVTGKPVLTEFNRRHGLNPERVGRSSALLYSASRKYTDEERNHVERGIEEVYDRFTSRVAEGRGLTQERVNELGRGRIWSGADALERGLVDELGDLRLGLQRARELAGLPHDAPTWNVTPKNRGPLPEFVQEAAQAATVQVWPFGRERVLTWLDQDLKVR
- a CDS encoding c-type cytochrome; translation: MKNTFAVTMTLLLALTLGGSIAGYRIATAEHEEPAAEASQSASESAPSPNSAVTGPADDQATTGDVAAQNEGGTQTGENGAVAAAGGADGADGGVPATSETTPPGGGATAGETGQEPVEQAAAASTAGDVKAGETIYASNCSGCHGADGKGVVGPSLVTADGPKAWTDAQLLTTLREGKTPERQLSTAMPRFTAEQISDSDVTNLHAYIKTLN
- a CDS encoding helical backbone metal receptor, with the protein product MDRPPRLASLVASNSDILAALGAAGWVVAADDHSDASGLESAVRVGLDLDIDIPALVATRPDLVLASLSVPGQERVVQGVRDAGLNVLVLDPVSVEDTLADIRIIGDAIGLSTRAEAVAASLDAELDTLRLTFPKPPRVLVEWWPRPIIAATRESWVTELLERLGAVNALGDRPGRSSPVTLDEVRAARTDLIVCSWCGAKRLRPELIEARGLGVPVVAIHESGLGRPGPRLIEGARQLHTALSALPVGAL